The Methanothermobacter sp. genome includes a window with the following:
- a CDS encoding methanogenesis marker 5 protein: protein MKIAIFPPNSLILADLVERRGHEPLVIQKEIRQKVTDPEIDSPPFNITEEDPIKGLKYAAIEVPSGVRGRMAILGPLIEEADAAIIMEEAPFGFGCIGCARTNELCVFQLRKKGIPTLELKYPTTREETIDVVNRINKFLDELEAQNG from the coding sequence TTGAAGATAGCGATATTTCCACCAAATTCACTTATACTCGCAGATCTTGTTGAAAGAAGGGGACATGAGCCCCTTGTAATCCAGAAAGAAATCAGACAGAAGGTTACAGACCCAGAAATCGATTCACCACCCTTCAACATAACCGAGGAGGACCCGATAAAAGGTCTGAAGTACGCGGCAATAGAGGTTCCCTCAGGTGTGAGGGGGAGAATGGCAATCCTCGGGCCCCTCATAGAGGAGGCAGATGCCGCCATAATAATGGAGGAGGCCCCATTTGGTTTTGGATGCATAGGATGCGCAAGGACCAATGAACTCTGCGTATTCCAGCTCAGAAAGAAGGGCATACCCACACTTGAACTGAAATACCCCACAACAAGGGAAGAGACAATAGATGTGGTTAACAGGATAAACAAATTCCTGGACGAACTGGAGGCTCAAAATGGTTAA
- a CDS encoding DUF2111 domain-containing protein: MKITSSSTGEELKELGMCIHELVSRLPLTIRSREAKGLRIEDGKVIDDSYTGPVLEKVLESGEIARETPERGPYKGIPVVVVPLKEKGEVLCAVGIVDATKGLFTDMVEIARRPQEGDRGEFY; this comes from the coding sequence ATGAAAATAACTTCATCATCCACTGGAGAGGAACTCAAGGAACTTGGAATGTGTATACATGAACTTGTAAGTCGTCTTCCCCTCACAATAAGGAGCCGGGAAGCAAAGGGTCTTCGAATAGAGGACGGGAAGGTGATCGATGACAGCTACACCGGACCGGTACTGGAAAAGGTCCTTGAATCAGGTGAGATAGCAAGGGAGACACCTGAGAGGGGACCCTACAAGGGGATACCCGTGGTCGTGGTACCCCTGAAGGAGAAGGGCGAGGTTCTCTGTGCAGTGGGAATCGTTGATGCCACAAAGGGCCTCTTCACAGACATGGTTGAAATAGCCAGAAGACCCCAGGAGGGAGACAGGGGGGAATTCTATTGA
- a CDS encoding methanogenesis marker 15 protein, producing the protein MVKIAQISCGTDYSGVQKEIEKAARTFGAEIVIPEADLDYIDEAYEKFGFNCASSSIKLMIARAMSIVEGKTDADAVFIATCFRCAEGALVRNEIRRFIQQNTRLPVVTYSFTERTKADELFIRMEALSTIVARKSILAREKQEGLTLGIDSGSTTTKVVLMEDNEVIGTGWLPTTDVLGSAEKGIEEALAGTGYTLKDLDGIGVTGYGRLTIGKHYGADLIQEELSVNSKGAVFLADHQKGEATVLDIGGMDNKVITVNDGIPDNFTMGGICAGASGRFLEITARRLGVEIDELGSLALKGDYRKAMLNSYCIVFGIQDLVTALAAGVSREDAAAAACHSVAEQVYEQQLQEIDVREPLIQVGGTSLIEGLVKAVSDILGGIDVIVPPYSQHIGAVGAALLVSGMKDVSEG; encoded by the coding sequence ATGGTTAAAATAGCCCAGATTTCATGCGGAACCGACTACAGCGGTGTTCAGAAGGAAATTGAAAAGGCAGCGAGGACTTTCGGGGCCGAAATAGTGATCCCCGAGGCCGACCTTGACTACATAGACGAGGCCTATGAAAAATTTGGGTTCAACTGTGCCAGTTCAAGCATAAAACTCATGATAGCAAGGGCAATGTCAATCGTTGAGGGCAAAACAGATGCCGACGCGGTTTTCATAGCAACCTGCTTCAGGTGTGCAGAGGGGGCCCTTGTAAGGAATGAGATAAGGAGGTTCATACAGCAGAACACAAGGCTTCCAGTTGTAACCTACTCATTCACAGAGAGAACAAAGGCGGATGAGCTCTTCATACGTATGGAGGCGCTCTCAACAATAGTGGCAAGGAAGAGCATACTTGCAAGGGAGAAACAGGAGGGCCTAACCCTTGGAATCGATTCAGGTTCAACAACCACCAAGGTAGTGTTGATGGAGGATAACGAGGTCATAGGGACTGGATGGCTTCCCACAACAGATGTCCTTGGCTCAGCAGAGAAGGGCATAGAGGAGGCCCTCGCAGGTACAGGTTACACGCTGAAGGACCTTGATGGGATAGGAGTTACGGGTTACGGCAGGTTAACCATAGGGAAACATTACGGGGCCGACCTCATACAGGAGGAGCTCAGTGTGAACTCCAAGGGTGCAGTGTTCCTTGCAGACCACCAGAAGGGGGAGGCAACGGTACTTGATATAGGTGGTATGGACAACAAGGTCATAACCGTCAACGATGGCATACCCGACAACTTCACCATGGGGGGTATCTGCGCCGGTGCATCAGGGCGTTTCCTGGAGATAACAGCCAGGAGGCTTGGAGTGGAGATAGATGAACTTGGAAGCCTTGCACTGAAGGGGGACTACCGGAAGGCGATGCTCAACAGTTACTGCATAGTCTTTGGTATACAGGACCTTGTAACCGCACTTGCAGCGGGAGTTTCAAGGGAGGACGCAGCAGCCGCAGCATGCCACTCGGTGGCCGAACAGGTATATGAGCAGCAGCTCCAGGAGATAGATGTGAGGGAACCCCTCATACAGGTGGGTGGAACATCCCTTATAGAGGGCCTTGTTAAGGCGGTAAGTGATATCCTGGGCGGTATCGATGTTATCGTACCCCCATATTCACAGCATATAGGTGCGGTTGGAGCGGCCCTCCTTGTTTCCGGAATGAAAGACGTCAGTGAGGGTTAA
- a CDS encoding methanogenesis marker 6 protein produces the protein MSGKEKNHEESTRMIILGPSSRLSSSELVQRLHLLGLPLTIKSTCYGALVHGDTEAVMEAVRKIRSLDPANIFTKERGFPPGDPRRCRGHRGAAREGYHQLEKEFKLLGYVGEALERPQKAEPEKKEKVSVDEFRNVVERSLKSRQKT, from the coding sequence ATGTCCGGGAAAGAAAAAAACCATGAGGAATCAACAAGGATGATAATACTTGGGCCGTCATCAAGGCTGAGCTCATCGGAACTAGTCCAGAGGCTCCACCTCCTTGGACTGCCACTGACCATAAAATCAACATGTTACGGCGCTCTCGTACATGGGGACACAGAGGCTGTGATGGAGGCTGTGAGGAAAATACGCAGCCTGGACCCGGCCAACATATTCACAAAGGAGAGGGGGTTTCCGCCAGGGGACCCCAGGCGATGCAGAGGACACAGGGGGGCAGCAAGGGAGGGTTACCATCAGCTTGAAAAGGAATTCAAACTACTCGGATACGTGGGCGAGGCCCTTGAAAGGCCCCAGAAGGCCGAACCCGAAAAAAAGGAGAAGGTTTCTGTTGATGAATTCCGCAATGTAGTTGAGAGGAGTCTGAAATCCAGACAGAAAACATAG
- a CDS encoding methanogenesis marker 17 protein, giving the protein MGINVECYDPRGAEVYEIIARQVLQNLQLARAVDDLKIWVDPREPVFIIAVKTQRTSEPIYLEDMAEMEVDKATGAVHLRIRDETYLPQLLERLWETQGRGRVRQPSRFEVVVEDPISDISEMTVHDPSMNLRKRVYDAIFRIIPEGFRVIRDLSEDNIIALVCTDEVLRDEWILKAREIIDDMR; this is encoded by the coding sequence ATGGGGATAAATGTTGAGTGCTACGACCCCAGGGGTGCAGAGGTCTATGAGATAATAGCCCGCCAGGTTCTCCAGAATCTCCAGCTTGCAAGGGCCGTGGATGACCTGAAAATATGGGTTGATCCCCGGGAGCCGGTCTTCATCATAGCTGTTAAGACACAGAGGACCTCTGAGCCGATTTACCTTGAGGACATGGCTGAGATGGAGGTTGATAAGGCCACAGGAGCAGTCCACCTGAGGATAAGGGACGAAACGTACCTTCCACAGCTACTTGAAAGGCTCTGGGAGACACAGGGACGTGGCAGGGTACGGCAGCCATCCCGATTTGAGGTGGTGGTTGAGGACCCCATCTCGGATATCAGCGAAATGACGGTCCACGACCCATCAATGAACCTCAGGAAGAGGGTATACGATGCAATATTCCGTATAATACCCGAGGGATTTCGGGTTATAAGGGACCTTTCAGAGGATAACATAATAGCCCTTGTATGTACCGATGAGGTGCTAAGGGATGAATGGATTTTAAAGGCCAGG